A section of the Methanococcus vannielii SB genome encodes:
- the hypA gene encoding hydrogenase maturation nickel metallochaperone HypA — translation MHELSYATSILNSILEVLKEQESLGKKVTGVSEINLEIGDLTLISFEQLKFAFEVIAENTLCKNAVLNTEMIKPKISCLNCGFLGILEVTDELEAKCPKCGSMNVRIKGGKEFNIKNAIIEFDD, via the coding sequence CAATTTTAAATTCAATACTTGAAGTTTTAAAAGAACAGGAATCTCTTGGAAAAAAGGTCACAGGAGTTTCAGAAATTAATCTTGAAATTGGCGATTTAACCTTGATAAGTTTTGAACAGTTAAAATTTGCATTTGAAGTTATTGCTGAAAATACGCTTTGTAAAAATGCAGTTTTAAATACTGAAATGATAAAACCGAAAATTTCGTGTTTAAATTGCGGGTTTTTAGGAATTTTGGAAGTAACTGATGAATTAGAGGCAAAATGTCCAAAATGCGGAAGTATGAATGTTAGAATTAAAGGTGGAAAAGAATTCAATATTAAAAATGCAATAATCGAATTTGACGACTGA
- a CDS encoding rubredoxin, producing MAIWKCTICGYEYNEEKEGKKFSELPDDWKCPLCGAKKDAFVQKK from the coding sequence ATGGCAATATGGAAATGTACGATTTGTGGTTATGAGTATAATGAAGAAAAAGAGGGTAAAAAATTTTCTGAACTCCCTGACGACTGGAAATGTCCACTTTGTGGCGCTAAAAAGGACGCATTTGTCCAAAAAAAATAA
- a CDS encoding N-glycosylase/DNA lyase: protein MENLEKIRKIKEVFNSLDVNFAREMEENVDLQYFVLKNLKKSIKSDEIFIKLILINSLVSYQLGTTGELWWKEFSDYWSKHDFEPSNLLKEYIKFLRGSKGNKRLLDTKTKRIEKIFPFLNGLTIQNFEDYYQNMEYLLLKISKELNSKKESKTIVFAVKMFGYAGRIVFNKFIPYPMEIQIPKDSRIENYTKKLTDEDPVVFWGKISKESNIPPLHLDSIIWPALGRNFDNKSLLNTFGKKSELVFKLVDI from the coding sequence ATGGAAAATTTAGAAAAAATAAGAAAAATCAAAGAAGTATTTAATAGTCTTGATGTAAATTTCGCACGTGAAATGGAAGAAAACGTTGATTTACAGTATTTTGTACTTAAAAATTTGAAAAAATCGATAAAAAGTGACGAAATTTTTATAAAGCTTATTTTAATAAACTCACTTGTTAGTTACCAATTAGGTACAACAGGCGAACTATGGTGGAAGGAATTTTCAGATTATTGGTCAAAACATGATTTTGAACCATCAAACCTTTTAAAAGAATATATTAAATTTTTAAGAGGGTCTAAAGGTAATAAAAGACTTTTAGATACTAAAACAAAACGAATTGAAAAGATTTTCCCGTTTTTAAACGGATTAACTATTCAAAACTTTGAAGATTACTATCAAAATATGGAATATTTGCTCTTAAAAATTTCAAAAGAATTAAACTCTAAAAAAGAGTCTAAAACGATAGTTTTTGCCGTTAAAATGTTTGGATACGCTGGAAGAATAGTTTTTAATAAATTTATACCCTATCCAATGGAAATACAAATACCAAAAGACTCCAGAATTGAAAATTACACTAAAAAACTTACAGATGAAGACCCTGTAGTTTTTTGGGGGAAAATTTCAAAAGAGTCCAATATACCCCCATTACACCTAGATTCGATAATATGGCCCGCATTAGGAAGAAATTTTGATAATAAAAGCCTTTTAAATACTTTTGGGAAAAAGTCAGAATTGGTATTTAAACTTGTCGATATTTAA
- a CDS encoding thioredoxin domain-containing protein — translation MVKNRLINEKSPYLKQHAKNPVDWYPWGEEAFKKAKLENKPIFLSIGYSTCHWCHVMAKDSFEDFDVADTLNKNFISIKVDREERPDLDDIYLKTCQLMTGSGGWPLTIIMTPDKKPFFAATFISKEPRFGSPGIIDLLEGISELWAIKHDEIVKRSDEILIHLENISKTTSKGKLDEKLLEKAFLQLKEIYDKNYGGFGVPKFPTAHLIIFLIKYWKKTGNDEALEMAIKTLDKMKMGGIYDHISYGFHRYAVDEMWKLPHFEKMLYDQALISMAYLESYRATRNEEHKKIVSEVFEYVLKVLKSPEKAFYSAENAESEGIEGKFYTWNITEIDQILRNSENNIFKKVYNIKPEGNYLGESTEATNGTNILYMERSIQEIASEMEMWPEEVDQILEKARKKLLDALENRKRPSKDYKILADWNGLMIASLSKAGRIFKNEEYIKASEDAMSFLLSKMVINEKLYHSYIENELKVPGFLDDYAFITWGLIELYFATFNIEYLKKARDFAEKTLELFWEDGGFNFASKEVNDNIFKVRNIYDGAIPSGTSIMALNLLKLSHILRIDKYHEKVYELFENSAEKISKSPFTYLQMLSAYNFDNDPTDVSIVGDLENKTTKEIIDEINRVYRPNMSLLFIPSDSERLKKLEKIASFVKEYPTSKDPVVYICKKDSCLNPETNPSQILNLLR, via the coding sequence ATGGTTAAAAACCGTCTTATCAATGAAAAATCACCTTATTTAAAACAGCACGCAAAAAACCCCGTTGACTGGTATCCTTGGGGCGAAGAAGCTTTTAAAAAAGCTAAATTAGAAAATAAACCAATATTTTTATCCATAGGCTATTCTACGTGTCACTGGTGCCATGTAATGGCCAAAGATTCTTTTGAAGATTTTGATGTTGCAGATACATTAAATAAAAATTTTATCTCAATTAAGGTCGATAGGGAAGAAAGGCCCGATCTTGACGACATATACCTGAAAACATGTCAGCTAATGACTGGAAGTGGAGGGTGGCCACTTACAATAATCATGACTCCGGATAAAAAACCATTTTTTGCAGCAACTTTTATTTCAAAAGAGCCCCGTTTTGGATCTCCCGGAATTATAGACCTTTTAGAAGGAATTTCAGAATTATGGGCAATCAAACATGATGAAATCGTTAAAAGATCAGATGAAATATTAATTCATTTAGAAAATATTTCAAAAACAACTTCTAAAGGAAAATTAGATGAAAAATTACTTGAAAAAGCATTTTTACAGCTTAAAGAAATATACGATAAAAATTACGGGGGTTTTGGCGTTCCAAAATTTCCAACTGCCCATTTAATAATATTTCTTATAAAGTACTGGAAAAAGACTGGAAACGATGAAGCACTTGAAATGGCAATAAAAACGCTTGATAAAATGAAAATGGGCGGAATTTATGACCATATAAGTTACGGGTTTCACAGATATGCTGTTGACGAAATGTGGAAACTTCCGCACTTTGAAAAAATGCTCTATGATCAAGCGCTTATTTCTATGGCATACCTTGAAAGCTACCGTGCAACCAGAAATGAAGAACATAAAAAAATAGTGTCAGAAGTATTTGAATATGTTTTAAAAGTATTAAAATCCCCTGAAAAAGCCTTTTACTCTGCTGAGAATGCAGAAAGTGAAGGGATTGAAGGAAAATTCTACACGTGGAACATTACCGAAATAGACCAGATTTTAAGAAATTCTGAAAATAATATTTTTAAAAAAGTATATAATATCAAACCTGAAGGTAATTACCTTGGAGAATCAACTGAAGCTACAAACGGAACCAATATTCTTTACATGGAACGTTCAATCCAAGAAATTGCATCAGAAATGGAGATGTGGCCCGAAGAAGTTGACCAAATACTTGAAAAAGCAAGAAAAAAGCTTTTAGATGCGCTTGAAAATAGGAAGAGACCTTCAAAAGATTATAAAATACTTGCAGACTGGAATGGACTCATGATTGCTTCACTTTCAAAAGCGGGCCGGATTTTTAAAAATGAAGAGTATATCAAAGCTTCAGAAGATGCTATGTCATTTTTACTCTCAAAAATGGTTATAAATGAAAAATTGTACCATAGCTACATTGAAAACGAGTTAAAAGTTCCAGGTTTTCTTGATGATTATGCATTTATTACTTGGGGATTAATTGAACTTTATTTTGCAACATTTAATATAGAATACCTAAAAAAAGCCCGGGATTTTGCTGAAAAGACTTTGGAACTATTTTGGGAGGACGGAGGATTTAATTTTGCTTCAAAAGAAGTTAACGACAATATTTTTAAAGTAAGAAACATTTATGATGGCGCAATTCCGTCTGGAACTTCTATAATGGCATTAAATCTTTTAAAGTTGTCGCATATTTTAAGAATTGATAAATACCATGAAAAAGTATATGAATTATTTGAAAATTCTGCTGAAAAAATTTCAAAATCGCCATTTACGTATTTACAAATGCTCTCGGCATATAATTTTGATAATGACCCAACTGATGTATCGATTGTTGGCGATTTAGAAAATAAGACGACTAAAGAAATTATTGACGAAATAAATAGAGTATACCGGCCAAATATGTCACTATTATTCATACCTTCCGATTCAGAACGGTTAAAAAAACTTGAGAAAATAGCAAGTTTTGTAAAGGAATATCCAACGTCAAAAGACCCTGTTGTTTACATTTGTAAAAAAGACTCTTGCTTAAATCCTGAAACGAATCCCTCCCAAATACTTAATTTGTTAAGATAA
- a CDS encoding thiamine pyrophosphate-dependent enzyme, whose amino-acid sequence MNSESFDRIGKIDISWCPGCGNFAIRNSLTKALSELSLKPTNTALISGIGQAGKMPHHILVNGFHALHGRAIPTATAVKAVNPNLTVIAEGGDGDMYAEGGNHLIHAIRRNPDITVLIHNNQIYGLTKGQASPTTLINTKTPTQPFGVFEEPLNPIALAISLNASFVARTFSGYVEETKEIIKQAISHKGLSIVDIFHNCPSFNKVNTVSWYQENTYFMYDHDPQNRKEAFNRALENEKYPLGVFYICKKPIFEEKLPAYEKNKTPIWNREPVVENIDKIINSKKV is encoded by the coding sequence ATGAATAGTGAATCATTTGATAGAATTGGAAAAATAGACATTTCATGGTGCCCCGGTTGTGGGAACTTTGCCATAAGAAATTCGCTTACAAAGGCACTATCTGAACTATCGTTAAAACCAACTAATACGGCATTAATTTCGGGGATAGGGCAAGCTGGAAAAATGCCCCACCATATCTTAGTTAATGGATTTCATGCACTTCACGGTCGAGCAATTCCAACTGCAACTGCGGTAAAAGCAGTTAATCCAAATCTTACCGTTATTGCAGAAGGAGGGGATGGAGATATGTATGCAGAAGGAGGAAATCATCTAATTCATGCAATAAGAAGAAATCCCGATATTACAGTATTGATACATAATAACCAGATATATGGGCTTACCAAAGGACAAGCTTCCCCCACCACACTTATAAATACAAAAACTCCAACACAGCCTTTTGGAGTATTTGAAGAACCTTTAAACCCGATAGCACTTGCAATCTCTTTAAATGCATCTTTTGTTGCCCGTACCTTTTCGGGATATGTTGAAGAAACTAAAGAAATAATTAAACAAGCAATTAGCCATAAAGGTCTTTCAATTGTGGATATTTTTCATAACTGCCCCTCATTTAACAAAGTAAATACGGTATCATGGTATCAAGAAAATACTTATTTTATGTATGACCACGACCCACAAAATAGAAAAGAAGCGTTTAATAGGGCACTTGAAAACGAAAAATATCCTCTTGGAGTATTTTATATTTGTAAAAAACCCATATTTGAAGAAAAATTACCAGCATACGAAAAAAATAAAACTCCAATATGGAATAGGGAGCCTGTAGTTGAAAATATTGATAAAATAATCAATTCTAAAAAAGTATAA
- a CDS encoding 2-oxoacid:acceptor oxidoreductase subunit alpha, with product MNLENEVSIVLGGAAGQGIHIIEESLTKVLKLSGYNVFATKEYMSRVRGGINTTEIVVSSKKNRSYFKKVDLLVTFEKGVLNHLNDRLDEKTIILGEIKNIDDEYVNNKNIIDVPITEISKSVGGELFSNTVGSGIILGLFDGDLEIFNKYITEKFSKKGAGVIDSNLKAALKGYTLGKKILIDHDIQITIKKNSEVKNEVLLSGTEAFALGFARSGCNFVSFYPMTPSTGVSVFLANHAKDLGIIVEQVEDEISAINMAIGSWYAGGRGLVTTSGGGFSLMCEAVSLSGMTESPVVIYLGQRPGPSTGLPTRTAQGDLNLALYSGQGEFPRIIYAPGSIEEAYFTSQLAFNMADKYQVPVFVLSDQYLSDTYYNISDLELKHIKKENYITKTEKDYKRYRLSDSPISKRGIPGYGDGIVLLCGNEHDEFGDVTEDPKLITKMAEKRNNKINLIEKDSIMPKFFGSDNYKNLIVTWGSTYYPVRDALLKLDLKDTALLHFNQVYPLPKESEKYFKNAEKIINVELNYSGQFGQLLKQFFGINIHSNVLKYDGRTFSVEDLSKKLEEILRG from the coding sequence ATGAATCTTGAAAACGAAGTTTCAATAGTTCTTGGCGGTGCTGCAGGACAAGGCATTCATATAATTGAAGAGTCACTAACGAAGGTGCTCAAATTATCTGGTTACAACGTTTTTGCTACAAAAGAGTATATGTCTAGAGTAAGAGGCGGTATAAACACTACTGAAATCGTTGTTTCCTCTAAAAAAAATCGTTCGTATTTTAAAAAGGTAGATTTACTTGTAACTTTTGAAAAAGGTGTTTTAAACCATCTTAATGATAGACTTGATGAAAAAACTATAATTTTGGGCGAAATTAAAAATATTGACGATGAATACGTAAATAATAAAAACATTATCGATGTCCCGATTACAGAAATTAGTAAAAGTGTTGGTGGAGAATTATTTTCAAATACTGTTGGTTCAGGAATTATTCTTGGCCTTTTTGACGGAGATTTGGAAATTTTTAATAAATACATAACTGAAAAGTTTTCAAAAAAAGGAGCGGGAGTCATAGATAGTAACTTAAAAGCTGCTCTTAAAGGATATACTCTTGGAAAAAAAATTTTAATTGATCATGATATCCAAATTACCATTAAAAAAAATAGTGAGGTTAAAAACGAAGTGTTGCTAAGTGGTACTGAAGCTTTTGCGTTAGGTTTTGCAAGATCAGGGTGTAATTTCGTATCATTTTACCCCATGACTCCTTCAACAGGTGTTTCAGTATTTCTCGCAAACCATGCTAAAGATTTAGGAATAATTGTAGAACAGGTTGAAGATGAAATATCTGCAATTAATATGGCAATTGGTTCGTGGTATGCTGGTGGACGTGGCCTTGTAACGACTTCAGGGGGCGGTTTTTCGCTGATGTGTGAAGCCGTAAGCCTTTCTGGAATGACTGAATCTCCAGTCGTTATTTATCTTGGACAACGGCCTGGCCCCTCAACGGGACTTCCAACAAGAACTGCACAGGGTGATTTGAATTTAGCACTTTATTCTGGCCAGGGTGAATTTCCAAGAATAATTTATGCACCCGGAAGTATTGAAGAAGCTTATTTTACAAGTCAACTTGCATTTAATATGGCAGATAAATATCAAGTTCCAGTTTTTGTTCTTTCTGACCAATATTTATCAGATACATACTACAATATTTCGGATTTAGAACTTAAACATATTAAAAAGGAAAATTACATCACCAAAACCGAAAAAGATTATAAACGGTACAGATTAAGCGATAGTCCAATATCAAAAAGAGGAATTCCCGGATATGGGGATGGAATCGTACTTTTGTGCGGTAACGAACATGATGAATTTGGCGATGTCACGGAAGATCCAAAACTCATAACTAAAATGGCAGAAAAACGAAATAATAAGATAAACTTAATTGAAAAAGATTCTATAATGCCAAAATTTTTTGGAAGCGATAACTACAAAAATTTAATTGTTACATGGGGTTCAACGTATTATCCCGTAAGAGATGCACTTTTAAAACTAGATTTAAAGGATACCGCACTTTTACACTTCAATCAAGTTTATCCGTTACCAAAAGAATCTGAAAAATATTTTAAAAATGCAGAAAAAATTATAAATGTTGAATTGAATTATTCGGGACAGTTTGGACAACTTTTAAAACAATTTTTTGGAATAAACATTCATTCAAACGTATTAAAGTACGACGGAAGAACTTTTTCTGTTGAAGACCTTTCAAAAAAATTAGAAGAAATTTTGAGGGGATAA
- a CDS encoding SWIM zinc finger family protein, with translation MNVEIYDEMIRERGREYFLKNMVEYCIKRNNILYGKVYGGEPYFITINLNDMTGICTCPYQYNCKHSYALLEAYKCNKFEDGDFLFSKLKDMDKNEILTLFEEIIIKHKLWDEFIAREKNLLDTAKNMLVLTTIEKKNIFTFISFLRNHFLRNSKNEELILLIPEAIKTIPDSKKLEEILFLIVEEIFKRGKIDKNILKELVLLSKKYRELWMVKDSIIEYEYFELLEY, from the coding sequence ATGAATGTTGAAATTTACGATGAAATGATAAGAGAACGCGGAAGAGAGTATTTTTTAAAAAATATGGTAGAATATTGTATTAAAAGAAATAATATACTTTATGGTAAAGTATATGGGGGGGAACCTTATTTTATAACGATTAATTTAAATGACATGACTGGAATATGTACTTGCCCTTACCAATATAATTGTAAACACTCCTATGCACTTTTAGAAGCTTATAAATGTAATAAATTTGAAGATGGAGATTTTTTATTTTCAAAATTGAAAGACATGGATAAAAATGAGATTTTGACTCTTTTTGAAGAGATTATTATAAAACATAAGTTATGGGATGAATTTATAGCACGTGAAAAAAATTTACTGGATACTGCAAAAAACATGCTAGTTCTTACAACAATTGAGAAAAAAAACATATTTACATTTATTTCCTTTTTAAGAAATCATTTTTTAAGAAATTCTAAAAACGAGGAACTTATACTTTTAATTCCTGAAGCGATTAAAACCATTCCAGATTCTAAAAAATTGGAAGAAATACTATTTTTAATTGTCGAAGAGATTTTTAAACGTGGAAAAATTGATAAAAACATTCTTAAAGAACTTGTTTTACTTTCAAAAAAGTATCGGGAACTATGGATGGTAAAAGACAGTATTATTGAATACGAATATTTTGAACTTTTAGAATATTAG
- a CDS encoding sulfurtransferase TusA family protein: protein MEIDVTGTVCPMPVLKTKKSLDSINFGEELTVTGDYKPALQNIRRFVEERGHTVVFAEENSKGFKIVIKK from the coding sequence ATGGAAATAGATGTTACAGGAACAGTATGTCCAATGCCAGTTTTAAAAACAAAAAAATCTTTAGATTCAATAAATTTTGGGGAGGAATTAACAGTAACTGGGGATTACAAACCTGCTCTTCAAAATATCCGGAGATTTGTTGAAGAAAGGGGCCATACCGTAGTTTTTGCAGAGGAAAACTCAAAAGGTTTTAAAATTGTAATTAAAAAATAA
- a CDS encoding DsrE/DsrF/TusD sulfur relay family protein translates to MKFTIVIKDAPYGKERAFSALRFALTALLEGTDVNIFLLEDGIFVAKRGQNPLNVPNYLELLENVIEAGAVVKACGPCGKARGILEEDLVSGVKFGTMNDLTAFVRESDRNITF, encoded by the coding sequence TTGAAATTTACCATAGTAATTAAGGATGCCCCATATGGAAAGGAAAGAGCGTTTTCTGCGTTGAGATTTGCACTAACGGCGTTACTTGAGGGAACTGACGTTAATATATTTTTACTTGAAGATGGTATTTTTGTTGCTAAACGGGGGCAAAATCCTTTAAACGTTCCAAACTACTTAGAACTTCTTGAAAATGTGATTGAGGCAGGGGCCGTAGTAAAAGCTTGTGGGCCTTGTGGAAAAGCAAGAGGTATACTTGAAGAAGACCTCGTTTCAGGAGTTAAATTTGGCACAATGAATGATTTAACGGCTTTTGTTCGAGAATCTGATAGGAATATTACTTTTTAA
- the taw3 gene encoding tRNA(Phe) 7-((3-amino-3-carboxypropyl)-4-demethylwyosine(37)-N(4))-methyltransferase Taw3 has translation MFDNDKKHTLEKLQNAVENGYVDPEIMYFVDQINELKNYYTTSSCIGRCGIIEFPKGKNPKIYSKWLGKWHHYAEYSEIDEAISKKSKDFEKISFVLNSPILHIASKDLNSSKALLDLAYNNGLKGTSIKAITGRRFIVEIITTVKLDAPVAYDGKMIVDFQYLKILLDEGNHKLKHARNSLKRLYDKLDELNR, from the coding sequence ATGTTTGACAATGATAAAAAACACACTTTGGAAAAGCTTCAAAATGCAGTTGAAAATGGATACGTGGATCCTGAAATCATGTATTTTGTTGACCAGATAAACGAGCTTAAAAACTACTATACTACGAGTAGCTGTATTGGACGATGTGGAATTATCGAATTTCCAAAAGGCAAAAATCCTAAAATATACTCAAAGTGGCTTGGAAAATGGCACCACTATGCAGAATATTCTGAAATAGATGAAGCAATATCAAAAAAATCAAAAGATTTTGAAAAAATTTCGTTTGTTTTAAATTCTCCTATATTACATATTGCATCAAAGGATTTAAATTCTTCAAAAGCTCTTTTAGACCTTGCATACAATAACGGACTTAAAGGAACGTCAATAAAAGCAATTACTGGCAGAAGATTTATAGTTGAAATAATAACTACTGTAAAATTAGATGCACCGGTAGCCTACGATGGAAAAATGATAGTTGATTTTCAATATTTAAAAATATTGCTTGATGAAGGAAATCATAAGTTAAAACATGCGAGAAACTCTTTAAAACGACTTTATGATAAGTTAGATGAACTCAATCGTTGA
- a CDS encoding DUF2111 domain-containing protein, which produces MLSLKFTDSKDIFPFAYAVHMLVNKAPVTMRSKENPGVRIEKGKLLDDMYEGYVLKQAIDTGEILRVTPIVGPYKNVSVIVVPIIENRDITGAIGIVDLTAGIFEELHSITRRPEIMKFLPDDAFPK; this is translated from the coding sequence GTGCTCAGTCTAAAATTCACAGATTCAAAGGATATTTTTCCGTTTGCTTATGCAGTTCACATGCTAGTTAACAAAGCACCAGTTACTATGCGTTCAAAGGAAAATCCTGGCGTTAGAATCGAAAAAGGAAAACTTTTAGATGATATGTATGAGGGGTATGTTTTAAAACAGGCAATTGATACAGGGGAAATCTTAAGGGTAACTCCAATTGTCGGGCCTTATAAAAATGTTTCAGTTATTGTGGTGCCAATAATTGAAAATAGGGATATAACGGGTGCAATTGGCATAGTGGACTTAACTGCGGGAATTTTTGAAGAACTACATTCAATAACAAGAAGGCCTGAAATTATGAAATTCTTGCCTGATGATGCATTTCCAAAATAA
- a CDS encoding methanogenesis marker 5 protein — protein sequence MKKVFIFPPNSLILADLVERFGHKPLMINNAIGEKVRSLELDTPPLNITDEDPKKGLKYAAIEVPSGVRGRMSLIGPLIDEAEAAVVMVHSPIGFGCVGCERTNELTKYLIRRKDMPVLNIEYPSSDEDAKIIVKKITTFLESLEK from the coding sequence TTGAAGAAAGTTTTTATATTCCCCCCAAATAGCCTTATTTTGGCAGATTTGGTTGAAAGATTTGGTCATAAGCCCCTAATGATTAATAACGCAATCGGTGAAAAAGTACGAAGTCTTGAGTTAGATACTCCACCTCTTAACATAACTGATGAAGATCCTAAAAAAGGTCTTAAATATGCGGCTATCGAGGTTCCATCCGGAGTTAGGGGTAGAATGTCATTAATAGGGCCTTTAATTGATGAAGCAGAAGCTGCCGTAGTAATGGTGCACTCTCCAATAGGCTTTGGATGTGTTGGCTGCGAAAGAACCAACGAACTTACAAAATACCTTATAAGACGAAAAGACATGCCTGTGTTAAATATTGAATATCCATCTTCCGATGAAGATGCAAAAATAATAGTTAAAAAAATAACGACATTTTTAGAAAGTTTGGAAAAATAA
- a CDS encoding phenylacetate--CoA ligase family protein produces MNNENLNTLELLKKLLKHVSTGSKFYQEKYAECGVNLNDVKSIDDFRKLPFTEKEELRSAYPLGLQSVPEEKIIRIHSSSGTTGSPVIIPYTEKDVNIWSEMMMRCYKMAGVTNKDRVQITPGYGLWTAGIGFQLGAEKLGAMTIPMGPGNTEKQLQMMIDLKTTVLASTSSYALLLAEEIKKKEINNKINLKIGVIGSERWSEKMRNRIESELGIESFDIYGLTEIYGPGIAIDCKCHFGMHYWSDHLLFEIIDPNTGENLPDGELGELVITTLTKEGAPLIRYRTRDLTRIIPEKCPCGSEYPRIDRILGRADDRIKIKGVNIYPGQIEDVISKISGASSEYQIILNRNEGRDSMIFRVEVVSLDDYKKEIIKNAIIKAFKTFIGISPDVECLNLGTLPRSEKKSKRVFDNRD; encoded by the coding sequence ATGAATAATGAAAATTTAAATACGTTAGAATTATTAAAAAAACTTTTAAAACACGTTTCTACGGGAAGTAAATTCTACCAAGAAAAATATGCAGAATGTGGAGTAAATTTAAACGACGTTAAGTCTATTGACGATTTTAGAAAACTCCCATTTACTGAAAAAGAAGAATTAAGAAGTGCATACCCATTGGGACTACAATCAGTCCCTGAAGAAAAAATAATCAGAATTCACTCGTCATCTGGAACCACTGGAAGTCCAGTAATAATCCCTTACACTGAAAAGGACGTTAATATATGGTCTGAAATGATGATGAGATGCTACAAAATGGCAGGTGTAACAAATAAGGATAGGGTGCAGATTACTCCGGGATACGGGCTTTGGACTGCGGGGATAGGATTTCAACTTGGTGCAGAGAAGCTTGGTGCAATGACAATTCCAATGGGGCCAGGAAATACTGAAAAACAGCTCCAAATGATGATAGATTTAAAAACAACAGTTTTAGCATCTACTTCGTCTTATGCGCTGCTACTTGCAGAAGAAATTAAGAAAAAGGAAATAAATAATAAAATTAACTTAAAAATTGGCGTAATAGGCTCTGAACGATGGAGCGAAAAAATGAGGAATAGAATAGAATCGGAACTTGGAATTGAAAGTTTTGATATATATGGTCTTACAGAGATATATGGCCCAGGAATTGCAATTGACTGTAAATGCCATTTTGGAATGCACTATTGGTCTGATCACTTATTATTTGAAATAATTGACCCAAATACTGGTGAAAATCTTCCAGACGGCGAATTAGGAGAACTTGTAATTACTACGCTCACAAAAGAAGGGGCACCGCTCATAAGATACCGAACAAGAGATTTAACAAGAATAATTCCAGAAAAATGCCCTTGTGGTTCAGAATATCCTAGAATAGACCGTATATTAGGGCGGGCTGACGATAGAATAAAAATAAAAGGCGTAAACATATATCCTGGACAGATTGAAGATGTTATTTCAAAAATCTCAGGAGCAAGTAGCGAATACCAGATAATCCTTAATAGGAATGAAGGAAGAGATTCCATGATTTTTAGAGTGGAAGTTGTTAGTTTAGACGATTATAAAAAGGAAATAATTAAAAATGCCATTATAAAAGCATTTAAAACATTTATCGGAATTTCACCTGACGTTGAGTGTCTTAATTTGGGTACACTTCCAAGGAGTGAAAAGAAAAGTAAAAGGGTTTTTGATAATCGGGATTAA
- a CDS encoding indolepyruvate oxidoreductase subunit beta gives MSFNVLICGVGGQGIVLASRLVAVTAMNEGYTVNTAETIGMSQREGSVVSHVRFGNEIKGSLIPEGFVDVIVGFEPSEVLRNIKYLKKGGKIIMNSKGIFPVSKSNNYKPEKIIEYIIENFNGTICMDFTKFAEELGNSKSLNVIMLGALFYADFIPISFEKFLETVKNEIPEKYLSLNISAAKKGAEEISKFLEGKYE, from the coding sequence ATGAGCTTTAATGTATTGATTTGTGGAGTAGGTGGGCAAGGTATTGTTTTAGCTTCAAGACTTGTTGCAGTTACCGCTATGAATGAGGGTTACACTGTAAATACTGCTGAAACTATTGGAATGTCCCAAAGAGAAGGTTCGGTAGTGAGTCATGTTAGATTTGGGAATGAAATTAAGGGTTCACTTATTCCAGAAGGTTTTGTAGACGTAATAGTTGGATTTGAACCTTCAGAAGTTTTAAGAAATATAAAATACCTTAAAAAAGGCGGTAAAATAATAATGAATTCAAAAGGAATATTTCCAGTCTCAAAATCAAATAATTACAAACCTGAAAAAATTATTGAATACATTATCGAAAATTTTAATGGAACTATTTGCATGGATTTTACAAAATTTGCAGAGGAATTAGGGAATTCAAAATCATTAAACGTAATCATGCTTGGTGCATTATTTTATGCAGATTTCATTCCAATAAGTTTTGAAAAGTTTTTAGAAACCGTTAAAAATGAAATTCCTGAAAAATACCTTTCCCTAAATATAAGTGCAGCAAAAAAGGGTGCAGAGGAAATTTCTAAATTTTTAGAGGGTAAGTATGAATAA